The following is a genomic window from Antechinus flavipes isolate AdamAnt ecotype Samford, QLD, Australia chromosome 3, AdamAnt_v2, whole genome shotgun sequence.
TGGAAATAAGAGTCCAGTGTCAGGTCCCAGTCTTCTCCCTTCAAAGGGACAAGATTGCCCATAGTATCGAGGAAGGAAACTTAAGTCCTGAAGGCCCCTCTCAGTTTCAGAGATACCTAGTCTGGAAAGAAGCCTGTCAGCTAGTGCTGGGGTAACTGGCTGAAGCAATAATCCAAAGACCCGAAGGCACTCTAGTGTTACATGCAGTACTGTGTCCAGCCATTTAAGATCTGCCAAATTCTCTCTGTTAAGCTTCCAAGGTGCATTCCTCTGGACAAAGCTATTAGTCTGACGAACACAACTGGACACTGCTTCCAAGGCCTTGTAGATTTGAAAATTCTCATAGTAGTTCTCCACCTGTAGAGGCAAAGCTGACATTGACCTCACCAAGGCATAGTCTTCTGGTTGGGCCTTTGGGAGAGCTACTGTTACACCCTCCATGGAAGGGAAACAGGAATTGCAAAATACTGGGAAGATCCCAGTAGGATTCAGGCTAGTGGCAGTACATCGATTCAGGAGCCCCCCCAGTGCATCTGCCAGCTCAGCGTCAAGTAACTTGACTACTTTCTTTTCATAGTAGTCACAGTCCCAGTTAGGAACACCTTGCCTTAAGAGGAAGTAACGGAAGCCATCTACTGTAAACCTATTAAGACAAGTCAAAGGATCAACCACATTACCCACGCTCTTAGACATCTTCTGGCCGTGTACTGTCCAGTGGGAGTGCACATATATGCGATGAGGAGGGGTCATTCCAGCCCCCAGGAGCAAAGCAGGCCAATAGATGGCATGAAACTTAAGGATGTCTTTGCCTATGATGTGGTGGGTGGTAGGCCACCACACCTTCTGTTCCACGGCAGGGTAACCTATAACCGTGAGGTAGTTAACAAGAGCATCAACCCACACATAGATGGTCTGTGTTGGGTCACCTGGAACTGGGAGGCCCCAATACAAACTGCTATTCCCTCGAGACACCGAGAGGTCTGGCAGGTCTTCCTCCAGCCACTGGAGAACAGTAAGGCGAAAAGAATCCGGAGTGATGGCCTGAGGGTTGTCCTGGAGCCACTGCCTGAGAGGCTCCCTAAACTGCGACAGCCTGAAGATATAGTTTTCCTCTTTCATCCAACATACTGGATGCCCGCTTTCCAGGGCCACCGGGTGGCTTTCCCCATCGGGACCCGGGCGCCAGGTGACTTTAGCCTCGGGCAGGAAGCACTCGTCGGAGGCGCAGTACCAGCCCTCGTAGAGCCCCTTGTAGAGCAGACCCTGGGATCGCAGGGCTCCCCAGAAGTGGTGCACCGCGCGCTGATGCCGGGTCTCCGTGGTGCGGAGGAAATCGGTAAAGGAGACGTCCGCCTCCTGGAAGAGCGCCCGGAACTGGGCGGACACCCGGTTGCAGAGTTCTGAAGGGGTAAGCCCCGCCGCGGCGGCCGCCTGCTGAATTTTCAGCCCGTGCTCGTCGGTTCCAGTAGAGAAACGGACGAAGGAGTCCGCCAGACCCGGGCCCTGAGGCGGCGCGGCCCGAAGGCGGCGGTAGCGGGCCAACGCATCGGCGAGTAATACCGAGTACAGGTGTCCGATGTGCGGAGCCGCATTCACGTAAAAGATGGGAGTAGTGAAGTAGGCTCGATCGTCCTGGGCACGCGGGGGCCCTGGATGCCCTTCGCCATCGCCGCCACCGTCACACCAGCCGCGGCTCCCCAGGACAGGAATCCGAAGACGGGGCCCTCGCCGCACTGAGTGCCCGAGCCCCTGAAGCACGGCCTGAAGCATGGGTAGGGACAACAGAGCACCGGCAAAAGCAAGCCGGAGGGGACTGCGGCATGGAACAAGCCGGAGTAAAAAAGGAGCGCAGGCGCTTACTCTGCCTGTCCAGGGCCAGCCAATCACCGACTAGGGCCATCTCAGCGCGCGAACACGATGACGTCGCCCCGCACACCGGAAGAGCCATCCCAATGCAGTAGCAATGATAGAGTGGGGAGGAAACGGAGGAATTGGATCTTAGTCTCAGTCTATAGCAAATCTTGGGGAGCGGAGGGCCAGGCGGGGGAGGGAGCTGGGCAATCTCCGCCGGGATATGTGAGCGGGGTCTTAAAAGCCACAAGggctctctgttttctttcttacgGAAGAGGTGAAAGAAAATCGGGGGAaggattttccttctttcccctagaTACGTGGATGAGCGGATGAACttgcatttttaattctttaaaaataatgaaggtGTTCCATGATTCATGGCCGTCAAGGTACCGGTACACTTTTCTATATCGCTCCTTTACACAGCCCTCTTATCTGTCACCACCCCAGTGAAGCCCTGcaattattatccctttttacagataaaggaaccGAGGCACAgtaagatgaagaaattttccCATTAAGCTCCAgttaatatccccattttttagaggaagaaaccGAAGTCATGCGATTTGCGGGATTAGAATCTAACTCCCAAATCCAGCAGTTTCCATTTGCATTGCTAcactaaatatttgagaaaacgggtgttgattttttaatttttttctaaagacaGGCTTTTGTGTcagggactttaaaaaaaaattacttttaatcaTAAACTAGACAAACACGAACATCTttcttaaacaaacaaaaaacctgcaTATCAATAACATTCaatatttatatagccctttgggtttataaagaaatttacaaatatcTTGATTTACTTTTATCGATTATCTCCAAGAGACAGCTAGATTGTACTTCGAAGAGAATGTGATAGGAGTTCAAATTTATCCTCAGATATtcactagatgtgtgatcctaagcaaattatttaacctctgtttccaattactcatatgtaaaatgagggtgatgGTAGCACtaaccttccaggattgttgtaaagatcaaatgaaataattgtaaaggtGATAAGTAGgtgatataaatgttatttcttatttgacAGAAAACTATGGCTGAaggaattgacttgcccagggtcaaatagtTAATAGAAATATGAGGTACAATGTTTAacctaagtcttcttgacttctcttATACTTAGCTGCCTCAAGCTCTATATTTAggtatttgtatttttcaaatttgACATGTTTCTTTAAAATACTGCTTTCCGTCTCTTATGTCCccttctgaactttcttctgtttttaaaatgatttttctctgctcttttctttctgatttcccaTTTTAAAGCAGCACTTACTAATCCCTTATTCTTCCTAATACAATTTCCTGATTACAGTCAACAGTGTCAGTCCAAAATATCTATGCACAAATCAACTCAGTAAGCTGCTCATCAGGCTACGTATGATGGTATTGAAATACTGAATTGGGAAACATTGTTCACATTTAAATATCACTTTAATATTTATGAAGTCCTTTCATCGCATGAAGTGCTTTCTTTATAATAACTCTGTAAGATAAATAGTATTATTGTTCTCCAATAATATATCCCAAGTTACAAAAGTCATTAGTATGAGACTCTCCCATCATTTCTGGAAATTAATGTCCTGCTTTGCTTGAGGATCCAAGAGGTTTGTTAGGAGCCAGATAGAGGAGAGCTCCAGGCTTCCAGTCTT
Proteins encoded in this region:
- the MARS2 gene encoding methionine--tRNA ligase, mitochondrial gives rise to the protein MLQAVLQGLGHSVRRGPRLRIPVLGSRGWCDGGGDGEGHPGPPRAQDDRAYFTTPIFYVNAAPHIGHLYSVLLADALARYRRLRAAPPQGPGLADSFVRFSTGTDEHGLKIQQAAAAAGLTPSELCNRVSAQFRALFQEADVSFTDFLRTTETRHQRAVHHFWGALRSQGLLYKGLYEGWYCASDECFLPEAKVTWRPGPDGESHPVALESGHPVCWMKEENYIFRLSQFREPLRQWLQDNPQAITPDSFRLTVLQWLEEDLPDLSVSRGNSSLYWGLPVPGDPTQTIYVWVDALVNYLTVIGYPAVEQKVWWPTTHHIIGKDILKFHAIYWPALLLGAGMTPPHRIYVHSHWTVHGQKMSKSVGNVVDPLTCLNRFTVDGFRYFLLRQGVPNWDCDYYEKKVVKLLDAELADALGGLLNRCTATSLNPTGIFPVFCNSCFPSMEGVTVALPKAQPEDYALVRSMSALPLQVENYYENFQIYKALEAVSSCVRQTNSFVQRNAPWKLNRENLADLKWLDTVLHVTLECLRVFGLLLQPVTPALADRLLSRLGISETERGLQDLSFLPRYYGQSCPFEGRRLGPDTGLLFPRLDKSRARLAKVQST